In Notolabrus celidotus isolate fNotCel1 chromosome 22, fNotCel1.pri, whole genome shotgun sequence, one genomic interval encodes:
- the ganc gene encoding neutral alpha-glucosidase C isoform X2 — MAEVSPPAVTSVVPDDEGQAKFKKSEHVAFYRRQMQGPNLQYRALLDTMVLTEKGARFELLESYTQTELLLSVTPCKDDTVRILIDELHPIKPRYRVPDVMTGEPQCEQLRVVRQSQHSVTLSWSSGRHQVCVWHSPFRLEILCEDEVLATFNSRGKLWMELLQDRARDTSQESELQNNHTGSLWKETFRQFEDVKANGPCSVGSDLCLHGFSHVYGLPEHADGLQLKDTRAAEPYRLYNLDVFAYELHSRLGLYGSVPLLVAHKPDRTLGVFWLNASETFVNVYYSPSDQQEDQSPLVKRRRKQPQTDVRWLSEGGVIDCTVLLGPSPQQLFSQYAQLTGYQALPPLFSLGYHQCRWNYDDEADVKAVDDGFDLHDIPYDVIWLDIEHTDGKRYFTWDSALFPDPAGLQRHLEKKKRKLVVISDPHIKVDPDWSLYCEARDGGHFIKSREGEIYQGSCWPGESCYLDFSNPVTRAWYSRCFSLDKYKGSTPSLFVWNDMNEPSVFDGPEQTMPKDAVHHGGWEHRELHNLYGFHQHMATFEGLITRSGGSERPFILSRSFFAGSQRFGAVWTGDNVASWEYLKISIPMLLSLSVAGLPFCGADVGGFVQDPDPELLVRWYQAAALQPFFRGHSAKVTKRREPWLFGEEVTTAIRTVVEQRYCLLPYWYTLFHQAHTSGLPPLRPLWVEFPSEQGTFTVDHQYMIGGALLACPVTEPGAKDIKVFLPGPGLVWCPLCSRV; from the exons TGTTGTTCCTGATGATGAAGGGCAAGCAAAGTTCAAGAAGAGTGAGCATGTTGCTTTTTACAG GCGACAGATGCAGGGCCCTAACCTGCAGTACAGAGCCCTGTTGGACACCATGGTGCTCACAGAGAAGGGGGCACGCTTTGAGCTGCTGGAGTCTTACACACAG actGAACTTCTGCTCTCGGTGACGCCTTGCAAAGACGACACTGTGAGGATCTTAATAGATGAACTCCACCCCATTAAGCCGCGATACAGAGTTCCAGATGTGATGACAGGGGAGCCTCAGTGTGAACA GTTGAGAGTAGTGAGACAGTCTCAGCACTCGGTCACCCTTTCCTGGTCTTCAGGACGTCATCAGGTCTGCGTGTGGCACTCCCCTTTCCGACTGGAGATCCTGTGTGAGGACGAAGTGTTGGCAACGTTCAACTCTAGAGGCAAACTGTggatggagctgctgcaggatcgGGCCAG GGACACGTCTCAAGAGAGTGAG CTTCAAAACAACCACACAGGTTCACTTTGGAAGGAGACTTTCAGGCAGTTTGAAGACGTCAAAGCTAACG GTCCCTGTAGTGTTGGGTCTGACCTCTGTCTGCATGGCTTCAGTCATGTTTACGGTCTGCCAGAGCACGCTGACGGCCTCCAGCTCAAAGACACCAG AGCCGCTGAGCCGTATCGGCTGTATAACCTGGACGTCTTCGCCTATGAGCTGCACAGCCGCCTCGGCTTGTACGGCTCCGTGCCGCTGCTGGTGGCCCACAAACCTGACCGGACTCTGGGTGTGTTCTGGCTGAACGCGTCTGAAACATTCGTGAACGTTTACTACAGCCCGTCTGATCAACAG GAAGATCAATCCCCCCTCGTGAAGAGGAGGCGTAAGCAGCCTCAGACTGACGTCCGCTGGCTGTCAGAGGGCGGAGTGATCGACTGCACCGTTCTACTCGGGCCCAGTCCACAGCAGCTCTTCTCCCAGTACGCTCagctgacag GGTATCAagccctccctcctctgttttcccTCGGCTACCATCAGTGTCGCTGGAACTACGACGATGAAGCCGACGTCAAAGCTGTAGACGATGGATTCGACCTCCATGACATCCCGTACGACGTTATCTGGCTGGACATCGAGCACACGGATGGGAAGCGTTACTTTACCTGGGACTCTGCTCTGTTCCCTGATCCAGCCGGCCTGCAGCGCCAcctagagaagaagaagaggaag CTGGTTGTTATAAGTGACCCCCACATTAAagttgatcctgattggtcgcTGTACTGTGAGGCTAGAGATGGAGGACACTTCATcaagagcagagagggggagatcTATCAGGGCTCATGCTGGCCTG GTGAGTCCTGCTACCTGGACTTCAGTAATCCAGTCACTCGGGCCTGGTACTCCAGATGTTTCAGCCTGGATAAGTACAAG GGATCAACACCGTCGTTATTTGTGTGGAACGACATGAACGAACCGTCTGTGTTCGACGGGCCGGAGCAGACGATGCCCAAAGACGCAGTGCATCATGGGGGCTGGGAACACCGGGAACTACACAACCTGTACGGCTTCCACCAG CACATGGCCACATTCGAGGGTCTGATCACTCGCTCAGGTGGATCAGAGAGACCGTTCATACTTTCACGCTCCTTCTTTGCCGGATCACAGAGATTTG GAGCGGTATGGACAGGTGACAACGTTGCTTCTTGGGAGTATCTGAAGATCTCGATCCCGATGCTTTTGTCTCTGAGTGTGGCGGGTTTACCGTTTTGTGGAG CTGACGTTGGAGGGTTCGTTCAGGATCCTGATCCGGAGTTGTTGGTGCGTTGGTACCAAGCTGCCGCCCTGCAGCCGTTCTTCAGAGGTCACTCTGCCAAGGTCACAAAGCGCCGGGAGCCCTGGCTGTTTGGGGAGGAAGTCACCACTGCAATCCGCACTGTGGTTGAGCAGAG gtACTGTTTGCTGCCGTATTGGTACACTCTGTTCCATCAGGCTCACACCTCTGGTCTGCCTCCACTTAG ACCTCTGTGGGTGGAGTTCCCAAGTGAACAGGGCACTTTCACAGTGGACCACCAGTACATGATTG GAGGAGCTCTTCTGGCCTGTCCTGTTACTGAACCTGGTGCTAAAGACATCAAAGTGTTCCTTCCTGGACCTG GTTTGGTATGGTGTCCACTCTGCAGCCGTGTTTAA
- the ganc gene encoding neutral alpha-glucosidase C isoform X1 produces MAEVSPPAVTSVVPDDEGQAKFKKSEHVAFYRRQMQGPNLQYRALLDTMVLTEKGARFELLESYTQTELLLSVTPCKDDTVRILIDELHPIKPRYRVPDVMTGEPQCEQLRVVRQSQHSVTLSWSSGRHQVCVWHSPFRLEILCEDEVLATFNSRGKLWMELLQDRARDTSQESELQNNHTGSLWKETFRQFEDVKANGPCSVGSDLCLHGFSHVYGLPEHADGLQLKDTRAAEPYRLYNLDVFAYELHSRLGLYGSVPLLVAHKPDRTLGVFWLNASETFVNVYYSPSDQQEDQSPLVKRRRKQPQTDVRWLSEGGVIDCTVLLGPSPQQLFSQYAQLTGYQALPPLFSLGYHQCRWNYDDEADVKAVDDGFDLHDIPYDVIWLDIEHTDGKRYFTWDSALFPDPAGLQRHLEKKKRKLVVISDPHIKVDPDWSLYCEARDGGHFIKSREGEIYQGSCWPGESCYLDFSNPVTRAWYSRCFSLDKYKGSTPSLFVWNDMNEPSVFDGPEQTMPKDAVHHGGWEHRELHNLYGFHQHMATFEGLITRSGGSERPFILSRSFFAGSQRFGAVWTGDNVASWEYLKISIPMLLSLSVAGLPFCGADVGGFVQDPDPELLVRWYQAAALQPFFRGHSAKVTKRREPWLFGEEVTTAIRTVVEQRYCLLPYWYTLFHQAHTSGLPPLRPLWVEFPSEQGTFTVDHQYMIGGALLACPVTEPGAKDIKVFLPGPGEVWYGVHSAAVFKGGRTLSLPVTLDTVPVFQRGGSVVCRSAGSGSCTADFQWLPLSVTVALNSQGSADGELYLDDGHSFSYRDKKAFCLRRFSMLSGRLLCRPASEEGAFDSDIVVQSVTVLGLKRKPSKVVVHVSGAGDTSAAFQFTESCCTLTVNELNLSVTTDWDIQIG; encoded by the exons TGTTGTTCCTGATGATGAAGGGCAAGCAAAGTTCAAGAAGAGTGAGCATGTTGCTTTTTACAG GCGACAGATGCAGGGCCCTAACCTGCAGTACAGAGCCCTGTTGGACACCATGGTGCTCACAGAGAAGGGGGCACGCTTTGAGCTGCTGGAGTCTTACACACAG actGAACTTCTGCTCTCGGTGACGCCTTGCAAAGACGACACTGTGAGGATCTTAATAGATGAACTCCACCCCATTAAGCCGCGATACAGAGTTCCAGATGTGATGACAGGGGAGCCTCAGTGTGAACA GTTGAGAGTAGTGAGACAGTCTCAGCACTCGGTCACCCTTTCCTGGTCTTCAGGACGTCATCAGGTCTGCGTGTGGCACTCCCCTTTCCGACTGGAGATCCTGTGTGAGGACGAAGTGTTGGCAACGTTCAACTCTAGAGGCAAACTGTggatggagctgctgcaggatcgGGCCAG GGACACGTCTCAAGAGAGTGAG CTTCAAAACAACCACACAGGTTCACTTTGGAAGGAGACTTTCAGGCAGTTTGAAGACGTCAAAGCTAACG GTCCCTGTAGTGTTGGGTCTGACCTCTGTCTGCATGGCTTCAGTCATGTTTACGGTCTGCCAGAGCACGCTGACGGCCTCCAGCTCAAAGACACCAG AGCCGCTGAGCCGTATCGGCTGTATAACCTGGACGTCTTCGCCTATGAGCTGCACAGCCGCCTCGGCTTGTACGGCTCCGTGCCGCTGCTGGTGGCCCACAAACCTGACCGGACTCTGGGTGTGTTCTGGCTGAACGCGTCTGAAACATTCGTGAACGTTTACTACAGCCCGTCTGATCAACAG GAAGATCAATCCCCCCTCGTGAAGAGGAGGCGTAAGCAGCCTCAGACTGACGTCCGCTGGCTGTCAGAGGGCGGAGTGATCGACTGCACCGTTCTACTCGGGCCCAGTCCACAGCAGCTCTTCTCCCAGTACGCTCagctgacag GGTATCAagccctccctcctctgttttcccTCGGCTACCATCAGTGTCGCTGGAACTACGACGATGAAGCCGACGTCAAAGCTGTAGACGATGGATTCGACCTCCATGACATCCCGTACGACGTTATCTGGCTGGACATCGAGCACACGGATGGGAAGCGTTACTTTACCTGGGACTCTGCTCTGTTCCCTGATCCAGCCGGCCTGCAGCGCCAcctagagaagaagaagaggaag CTGGTTGTTATAAGTGACCCCCACATTAAagttgatcctgattggtcgcTGTACTGTGAGGCTAGAGATGGAGGACACTTCATcaagagcagagagggggagatcTATCAGGGCTCATGCTGGCCTG GTGAGTCCTGCTACCTGGACTTCAGTAATCCAGTCACTCGGGCCTGGTACTCCAGATGTTTCAGCCTGGATAAGTACAAG GGATCAACACCGTCGTTATTTGTGTGGAACGACATGAACGAACCGTCTGTGTTCGACGGGCCGGAGCAGACGATGCCCAAAGACGCAGTGCATCATGGGGGCTGGGAACACCGGGAACTACACAACCTGTACGGCTTCCACCAG CACATGGCCACATTCGAGGGTCTGATCACTCGCTCAGGTGGATCAGAGAGACCGTTCATACTTTCACGCTCCTTCTTTGCCGGATCACAGAGATTTG GAGCGGTATGGACAGGTGACAACGTTGCTTCTTGGGAGTATCTGAAGATCTCGATCCCGATGCTTTTGTCTCTGAGTGTGGCGGGTTTACCGTTTTGTGGAG CTGACGTTGGAGGGTTCGTTCAGGATCCTGATCCGGAGTTGTTGGTGCGTTGGTACCAAGCTGCCGCCCTGCAGCCGTTCTTCAGAGGTCACTCTGCCAAGGTCACAAAGCGCCGGGAGCCCTGGCTGTTTGGGGAGGAAGTCACCACTGCAATCCGCACTGTGGTTGAGCAGAG gtACTGTTTGCTGCCGTATTGGTACACTCTGTTCCATCAGGCTCACACCTCTGGTCTGCCTCCACTTAG ACCTCTGTGGGTGGAGTTCCCAAGTGAACAGGGCACTTTCACAGTGGACCACCAGTACATGATTG GAGGAGCTCTTCTGGCCTGTCCTGTTACTGAACCTGGTGCTAAAGACATCAAAGTGTTCCTTCCTGGACCTGGTGAG GTTTGGTATGGTGTCCACTCTGCAGCCGTGTTTAAAGGAGGCAGGACGCTGAGTCTTCCCGTCACTCTGGACACA GTCCCCGTGTTCCAGCGAGGCGGCTCCGTGGTCTGCAGGTCAGCAGGGAGTGGATCCTGTACAGCTGATTTTCAGTGGCTGCCCCTCTCCGTCACTGTGGCTCTAAACTCTCAG GGATCAGCTGATGGTGAGTTGTACCTGGACGACGGCCACTCTTTCAGCTACCGGGACAAGAAGGCGTTCTGCCTGCGCAGGTTCAGCATGCTGTCAGGCCGTCTGCTCTGCCG TCCTGCCAGTGAAGAAGGAGCGTTTGACAGTGATATCGTCGTACAGTCTGTCACTGTCCTCGGCCTGAAGAGGAAACCGTCCAAGGTGGTTGTGCATGTGTCAG GAGCCGGAGACACCTCTGCTGCGTTCCAGTTCACGGAGAGCTGCTGCACGCTGACAGTGAACGAGCTGAACCTCAGCGTGACGACAGACTGGGACATACAGATAGGTTAA